In one window of Electrophorus electricus isolate fEleEle1 chromosome 15, fEleEle1.pri, whole genome shotgun sequence DNA:
- the LOC113584385 gene encoding POU domain class 2-associating factor 1: protein MGKSLSEQSASKPYQGVRVKDPVKELLRRKRGNTAKTAPPTAVVVPNNTLPSYAHVGSTGFPGTSPSGPSESPLEVGALCPGWVAQPSSSVSLPPLGHWAPTEYLHHHEPTVPGLSPLTTDMYVQPVCSSYTVVGAPSVFTLTPTPLFTNLGTISPPGTAMPQVDIPDSSLTYIPWAQPLPTLSAPGLQRGPCPQALPLPQLMPIPLPMSMHAPVPGPQQEEPSPAAEGSLALEKLLEEEEGKGDYVCSASLFTQDI from the exons cACTGTCTGAGCAGTCTGCATCCAAACCTTACCAGGGAGTGAGAGTAAAAGACCCTGTTAAAGAGCTACTGCGCAGGAAGAGAGGAAATACAGCCAAAACAGCGCCCCCTACTGCG GTGGTGGTCCCTAACAACACTCTGCCTTCCTATGCACATGTTG GCTCTACTGGTTTCCCGGGAACTAGCCCGAGTGGCCCGAGTGAGTCACCTCTGGAGGTTGGAGCTCTGTGCCCTGGCTGGGTGGCCCAGCCCAGCAGCTCGgtatctctccctcctctgggTCACTGGGCTCCCACGGAGTATCTGCACCACCATGAGCCGACCGTCCCCGGCCTGTCGCCGCTCACCACCGACATGTATGTGCAGCCTGTGTGCTCTAGCTACACCGTGGTTGGTGCCCCGTCTGTGTTCACGCTGACTCCCACGCCTCTCTTCACCAATCTCGGG ACCATTAGCCCGCCCGGCACAGCCATGCCTCAGGTGGACATCCCAGACAGCTCCCTGACGTACATCCCCTGGGCCCAGCCCCTGCCCACGCTCTCGGCCCCTGGGCTTCAGCGCGGCCCCTGCCCACAGGCTCTGCCCTTGCCCCAGCTGATGCCCATACCCCTGCCTATGTCCATGCACGCGCCAGTGCCAGGGCCCCAGCAGGAGGAGCCCAGTCCAGCTGCGGAAGGCTCCTTAGCTTTGGAGAAGCttctggaagaggaggagggaaaaGGAGACTACGTCTGCAGTGCTTCCCTCTTTACACAAGACATTTAG
- the colca2 gene encoding colorectal cancer-associated protein 2 has protein sequence MSDKPKVYQGVRVKTTVKELLQKRRALQAAELRNPQAIVLPHDICPAPLTAAHLDILSGRSAQDFYFQPRQLSDSVHISMEDTFDNQLLMIAPENMIAPENLCGDMACPAASAQWPHECIPSCTDYYNNTFTSRSPPPSFSLPSPVDYNSYSSPDSHSSSSSCYSSPTRMDMSSSFGPEHNHYQHCSFQHCLCLSDWASLQDGVPASEHASYGASDCFYSSFGEDTYCRRDSSSSELCYL, from the exons ATGTCTG ACAAACCTAAAGTGTACCAGGGAGTTCGGGTGAAGACCACTGTCAAAGAATTACTTCAGAAGCGCAGAGCCCTTCAGGCGGCAGAATTGAGA AATCCCCAAGCCATTGTGCTCCCTCACGACATCTGTCCTGCGCCGTTGACTG CGGCCCATCTAGATATTTTATCCGGGAGGTCGGCGCAAGACTTCTATTTCCAGCCTCGGCAGCTTTCTGACAGTGTACATATCTCGATGGAAGACACATTTGATAATCAACTTTTGATGATAGCGCCTGAGAACATGATAGCGCCTGAGAACCTGTGCGGCGACATGGCGTGTCCGGCCGCCTCCGCGCAGTGGCCGCACGAATGTATCCCCTCGTGCACGGATTATTACAACAACACCTTT ACTTCAAGATCCCCACCGCCTTCCTTCAGTCTACCCAGTCCAGTCGACTACAACAGTTACTCGTCCCCCGATTCCCACTCGTCCTCCTCATCATGCTACAGTTCTCCCACGCGGATGGACATGAGCTCTAGTTTTGGTCCAGAGCACAACCACTACCAGCACTGCAGCTTCCAGCACTGCCTCTGCCTGTCTGACTGGGCCAGTCTGCAGGATGGCGTGCCGGCCTCCGAGCACGCATCGTACGGCGCCTCAGACTGCTTTTATTCCTCCTTCGGGGAAGACACTTATTGTAGAAGGGATTCTTCAAGCTCAGAACTGTGCTACCTATAA